In Kryptolebias marmoratus isolate JLee-2015 linkage group LG4, ASM164957v2, whole genome shotgun sequence, the following proteins share a genomic window:
- the si:ch1073-335m2.2 gene encoding msx2-interacting protein isoform X1 has translation MVRETRHLWVGNLPEHVREEKIVEHFKRYGRVESVKVLRKRGSEGGVAAFVDFVDIKSAQKAHNAVNKMGDRDLRTDYNEPGSVPSAVRGLEDSSPSSSRDVTGFSRGTVGPVFGPPVSLHTREGRYERRIDGSSESRERAYDHSPYGHHDRSGTFDRQRHYNADYYRDRSVFATAGPGSSAIGGSFEASDPHFDSRIRDPFTLTNSTRRDLYRDDRGRRADRTYHHRRSRSSHSSQSRHPSPQRTTGQTSKTPHSPKRTPLSPGRGPRSRSHSRSSSSDSVSSTSSTGSGSDSNSSSSDGSRARSVQSSAANAPHQSSMILDCEEPRRSFGIKVQNLPVRSTDTSLKDGLFHEFKKYGKVTSVQIHGASEDRYGLVFFRQQEDQEKALSVSKGKLFFGMVIEVTAWNGPETESENEFRPLDGRIDEFHPKATRTLFIGNLEKTTSYQQLLDIFQRFGEIVDIDIKKVSGIPLYAFVQYADITSVCKAIKKMDGEYLGNNRLKLGFGKSMPSTCVWLDGLTPNITEQYITRQFLRFGHVVKVVFDRLKGMALVLYNNTDFAQAAVRETKGWKVGGNKIKVDFASQESQVAFYRSMQGSGQDIRDYYEIPPERREDRRPPYHEFTAERAYYENIRTPGLYQEEARRDYAARSRERFPELEHYQGDHFDPRYHEDPRDYRDYRDPFEQDIRKYTYIQRERERERERFEADRSRWSPSHPRRAITPTVSTSPSERAPRDAERRVYSQSSERSGSVSSLSPPHFDKADKTLQELTSKSEKSTQPDRVAGTEKTKRPKRKDKADKDKADKGKSRKAKGQSPSNSLPEIELGTGFDGVSGKGKGSDQDAPERQKCKSESDNLSGNQLTAAHQDSVKSEKSESNKCDNSELDGKARPKKHSKSDTGNDGKDSTVDLERLAARKRRFAETGGKTAPIKRSKHEEEEGRGSDNQSSELGADKHKEPQRRDARLKTDKGGNQKDGQEDIRGQREKFEGSLDSLESKRHPGSTSSRRVSQEGSSDQSSAREQDHHAAIKPNQNSETNKLTKTKEDHVDIDLSQSYRKQMEQNRRLHLQKQQQRESDKLEKSETSQRNEAEDLEHRSLVHEVGKPPEDVTDNFPSHKPKKSDQFDTECGMKRERFYRRQSKDPEWTSTPSPGHQLFAQHAEEDFIDASQKELGRNDEKIHPELELFVKRTHNTQVTKAITPLNSVEEEQQKRWESRGKQDLLPDMSFSRNLNKNLQNRKRLDFGIWHDLEPGEVRSDSEDDGEVKPHSPMPSTSIPLSERPRPDRFSDPKLAHLERNKFYSIAFDQNITPDTKALLERAKSLSSSREDNWSFLDYDSHFVNFRSRKDTEKVESTPRPTPSWYKKKIRSGSEDKLDDRKEEPKPEEHERRELFASRFLHSAVFELDSRRLQLLERKHKELEHMLNQQASQQGTDGELETGPVVLFHSRFLEFTQLQQQKNKTQQMQEDKGDATNTDEKKEEKTPDPEQQTIQSPSTAESITEAENKPTIPAEEAIPEQRLAPNTFATSVNKDVPPSDEKSATLNPAPDVCSPVALIKEEIKEVKQSEAEPMNHSPTETTVRSEYAPIAVSEPNYSLNRPKLSPTVEKLDTIAEDVKSPVKEETCQPEPKEDFVSKSEPELGPETTQPEEPVASSPAHPCFVEEMDVTKKETYSPCEIAVEPDEEKKLQVSKDHVPVNDDANEEMATSQKENKAKEIKTKKGKQSPAQVAQVPVMSATVSEKQATRKSERIDKEKLKRGSSPRAEAKSTSKSPIHGSDHDILEPSIPLGRARRRNVKSVYATPVDDEASVLPRKDITESPRSARKRGTEKDAVQHSTEQEPPPPTPTAKRGRPKKRRLGEESSTAKAEKLKSDNKDTDSNESESGERIPKVTKGKPIPQVAKGSLNQFLSAAGSGSTRKVDKTETADETQEIHFTDPRTLVDPSSLSKDLSVKNDNSKKDEKVKQGIELGKDKDVLHEKISEEKSNGKQTDCLVDEKSTSEKDQIVRGKIKPSRTPKSPLLKNLKIRLNVTEVKDLLQLGDDELGNQDDTPKKIRPGDLNDAVSKNLNANKGCPDDEKDTKETETSKSVISQERELEQAVENIAKLTDPTFPAEPPTPPVLPADAKSDTEEEKPSNPASETELMAAIDSITAEDASVALPQAPPIQTDECSEPEMQDLIQPVKVKEAGANTCAKQEEPAFSNAPKKDNKGRPKTPKRSKAPKQVKKDPKEEQTLSEELAMPLAENTVSDSKTVSEMPPSAAAAAVITSTTWKPEAELPAATESVPSLEEQKQPLKPLYPQAKSPIFPKPQQLPPDSISSALASNKPNIRPIQTNRAPLSPPEWRQQAKDTGASSPHVMLLATKESQPTSSDSEKMNTDQGTSDLRQILMKTKPGSLQGNLSIPSNPLNLRDQNPSESSTQLAAVAPNKSPHPESKMPTYSAPPVVRPSASLTSSETKSVISVIASTGTSVISRVCNPPEPEEKVNVNIGNPCIDMALPKTAYRPSKDDAGSYHGTSDEGASAPRFIVESPALSTGSCSGLRVNTSEGVVVLSHSGQKTEGPQRISAKISQIPQATAGDMESQQLVSMPQIKQDIYGHSQSGLQKGPSSQTDHGHSGKPQSALSSIKHESSGLEKMDSAYQSGPQGVVKRLTQGNQQVINYHQDYMQLKHQKKIDSADSLSTDGAKPSWTSAVSPAISPHLPSPPGNHVGFVTSAGDRTGSHLGAKQEPRSPRKSGHPHSQFTKVSSPIGSSSPKGIPVMLSSGHPAMQQFITGVHHPEQSVIMPPHSVPGGLGRMSPHCVSQPIPVGHLVQGDVRVNTPPLSVMSYGMHGDSLASPWSGSMQPRSSPPQPAVRDKVLKVNPGSLRSHEGEQDESRHLHQTGRPPASLPSDPRGPLRSSVPLETYMVQRDMRVLRHQQGERLTTDPHPGHIQESLTPSLSPRAHILPKGVTEKDITKSLEAKRPHSPLPKDGMMGVRQSGPAMASPQRVQLIPPGPGGSFPEYSGIYSNRIHSKIPEATVGHNQPPLNVTPSMGADLQTKPDGKMTQPVNMVQLLTKHPIVWQGLLALKNDTAAVQLHFVCGNKALAHRSLPLQEGGALLRIVQRMRLEASQLESVARRMTGDSDYCLLLALPCGRDQDDVINQTQALKAAFISYLQKKLAAGIINIPNPGSNQPAYVLQIFPPCEFSESHLSQLAPDLLNRISSISPHLMIVITSV, from the exons ATGGTTCGGGAAACCAGACACCTCTGGGTGGGAAATTTACCCGAACACGTTCGCGAGGAGAAGATTGTGGAGCATTTTAAACG GTATGGCCGCGTGGAGAGCGTTAAAGTCCTGCGAAAGCGAGGGTCAGAAGGTGGTGTTGCAGCCTTTGTGGATTTTGTGGATATCAAAAGTGCCCAGAAGGCTCATAATGCTGTCAACAAGATGGGAGACAGAGACCTTCGGACTGACTACAATGAGCCTGGGTCAGTCCCTAGCGCTGTGCGGGGCCTTGAAGACAGCTCCCCTTCGAGCAGTCGCGACGTTACGGGATTTTCTAGGGGAACAGTTGGTCCAGTGTTTGGCCCACCTGTGTCCCTACACACCCGAGAGGGACGTTATGAACGGAGAATAGATGG TAGTTCAGAAAGCCGTGAGCGTGCATACGACCACAGCCCGTATGGACACCACGACCGCAGCGGGACGTTCGACAGACAGCGTCACTACAACGCTGATTATTACCGCGATCGCTCTGTGTTTGCAACTGCTGGGCCAGGAAGCAGTGCTATTGGAGGAAGTTTTGAGGCCTCGGACCCACATTTTGACTCTAGAATACGAGACCCGTTTACCCTAACTAATTCAACGCGACGTGACCTGTACAGAGACGACAGAGGGAGGCGGGCTGATCGAACCTACCATCACAGACGAAGCAGATCGTCTCATTCCTCGCAGTCGAGGCATCCGTCGCCTCAGCGGACCACAGGGCAGACCTCCAAAACACCTCATTCCCCTAAAAGAACCCCCTTATCTCCCGGGAGAGGCCCGAGGTCACGATCTCACAGCAGATCCTCGAGCTCCGACTCCgtcagcagcaccagcagcacaGGCAGCGGCAG CGACTCAAACAGCAGCTCAAGCGACGGTTCTCGGGCACGCTCGGTTCAGTCGTCAGCTGCGAACGCTCCTCATCAGTCTTCTATGATCCTAGACTGCGAAGAGCCACGCAGAAGCTTTGGAATAAAAGTGCAAAACCTACCAGTGCGCTCCACAG ACACGAGTTTAAAAGATGGCCTCTTCCATGAATTCAAGAAATACGGAAAGGTGACGTCAGTGCAGATCCATGGAGCGTCAGAGGACCGTTATGGGTTGGTGTTCTTCAGACAGCAGGAAGACCAGGAGAAAGCCCTCAGTGTTTCCAAAGGAAAGCTCTTCTTTGGCATGGTTATTGAGGTCACTGCCTGGAATGGACCTG AAACGGAGTCTGAAAATGAGTTCAGGCCTTTGGATGGGCGCATCGACGAGTTCCACCCAAAGGCTACGAGGACGCTGTTTATAGGGAACCTCGAGAAGACCACAAGTTATCAGCAGCTCCTTGACATTTTTCAACGGTTTGGAGAAATTGTT GACATTGACATCAAGAAAGTCAGTGGGATTCCCCTGTACGCCTTTGTTCAGTATGCAGATATTACGAGTGTTTGCAAGGctataaagaaaatggatggagagTATCTGGGAAACAACAGGCTAAAg CTCGGTTTTGGGAAGAGTATGCCCTCAACGTGTGTTTGGCTTGATGGTTTGACCCCCAATATTACGGAGCAATACATCACACGGCAGTTCTTGCGCTTCGGACATGTGGTTAAG GTTGTGTTTGATCGACTAAAGGGCATGGCCCTCGTCTTGTACAACAACACAGATTTTGCTCAGGCAGCTGTGAGGGAGACCAAAGGCTGGAAAGTTGGTGggaataaaataaag gTCGATTTTGCAAGTCAAGAAAGTCAGGTGGCATTTTATCGCTCAATGCAGGGCTCTGGGCAGGACATTAGAGACTACTATGAAATTCCACCTGAAAGACG agagGATCGCAGACCTCCCTATCATGAATTTACTGCAGAGAGAGCTTACTATGAGAACATACGAACCCCTGGACTCTACCAAGAGGAGGCTCGACGAGACTATGCTGCGCGCAGCAGAGAGCGCTTTCCTGAACTGGAACATTATCAGGGGGATCACTTTGACCCACGTTATCACGAGGACCCGAGAGACTACAGGGACTACAGAGACCCCTTTGAGCAAGACATCAGAAAATACACGTATATACAAAGAGAACGAGAGAGAGAGCGGGAGCGTTTTGAAGCCGATCGCAGCAGGTGGAGCCCATCTCATCCCAGGCGAGCCATCACTCCCACAGTATCAACATCCCCATCTGAGCGTGCTCCCCGAGACGCAGAACGACGAGTTTACAGCCAGTCTTCTGAAAGAAGTGGCAGTGTGAGCTCATTGTCACCTCCACATTTTGACAAAGCTGATAAGACCCTGCAAGAACTTACGTCAAAAAGTGAGAAAAGCACTCAACCGGATCGTGTGGCGGGAACTGAAAAAACCAAACGTCCAAAACGGAAAGATAAAGCTGACAAAGACAAAGCTGACAAGGGTAAATCAAGAAAAGCAAAAGGTCAGTCCCCTTCTAATTCTCTACCGGAGATAGAGCTTGGGACTGGATTTGATGGAGTGTCTGGAAAAGGAAAGGGATCAGACCAAGATGCTCCCGAGAGACAGAAATGTAAGAGTGAAAGCGACAATCTGTCTGGAAACCAGTTGACAGCTGCTCACCAAGACTctgtgaaaagtgaaaaatctGAATCGAATAAATGTGATAATTCAGAGTTGGATGGAAAAGCTCGACCCAAAAAACACTCCAAGTCTGATACCGGAAACGATGGGAAAGATTCAACAGTGGATTTAGAACGCCTTGCTGCAAGAAAAAGGCGATTTGCCGAAACTGGTGGAAAGACTGCACCAATAAAGAGAAGCAAACACGAAGAGgaagaaggaagaggaagtgATAATCAGTCTTCTGAACTTGGtgctgacaaacacaaagaaccaCAGCGAAGAGATGCCCGACTCAAAACTGATAAAGGTGGCAATCAAAAAGATGGTCAAGAGGACATTAGAGGGCAAAGGGAGAAATTTGAAGGATCCTTAGACTCACTGGAGTCAAAACGACATCCAGGAAGTACTTCATCCAGAAGGGTCTCACAAGAGGGAAGTTCAGATCAAAGCAGTGCAAGAGAACAAGACCACCATGCTGCAATAAAACCTAATCAGAACTCAGAAACTAATAAACTCACCAAGACCAAGGAAGACCACGTTGACATCGACCTCTCTCAGAGTTACCGTAAACAGATGGAACAAAATAGACGCCTACAcctgcagaagcagcagcagcgcgAGTCTGACAAACTTGAGAAATCGGAAACTTCCCAGAGAAACGAGGCTGAAGACTTGGAACATCGCAGCCTTGTGCATGAAGTCGGTAAACCACCCGAGGATGTCACGGACAATTTCCCATCTCACAAGCCAAAAAAGTCCGACCAGTTTGACACGGAGTGTGGAATGAAGAGAGAGCGTTTCTACAGAAGACAAAGCAAAGATCCTGAGTGGACGAGCACGCCCTCTCCGGGACACCAGCTCTTTGCTCAGCATGCAGAGGAAGACTTTATAGATGCTTCTCAAAAGGAGTTGGGTCGAAATGATGAGAAAATTCACCCAGAGCTTGAGCTGTTTGTCAAAAGAACACATAACACACAGGTGACTAAGGCAATCACTCCTTTAAATAGTGTTGAAGAAGAGCAGCAAAAGAGATGGGAGAGCAGAGGTAAACAAGACTTGCTACCCGACATGAGCTTTTCTAGAAATCTAAATAAGAACCTTCAAAATCGCAAGCGTTTGGACTTTGGCATATGGCATGATTTGGAGCCCGGGGAAGTACGGTCAGACTCTGAAGACGACGGAGAGGTCAAACCTCACTCTCCAATGCCCTCCACATCTATTCCTCTTTCTGAACGGCCTAGACCTGACAGGTTTTCCGATCCCAAACTTGCCCACCTGGAAAGAAACAAATTCTACTCTATTGCGTTTGACCAGAATATCACTCCTGATACCAAGGCTCTGCTAGAACGGGCGAAATCTCTCTCGTCTTCTCGAGAAGATAACTGGTCGTTTTTGGATTATGATTCTCACTTTGTAAATTTTCGCAGCAGGAAAGATACAGAGAAAGTCGAATCAACACCAAGACCGACACCTTCTTGGTACAAGAAAAAGATAAGAAGTGGATCTGAAGACAAACTtgatgacagaaaagaagagCCTAAGCCTGAGGAGCATGAACGCAGGGAACTGTTTGCCTCGCGCTTTCTTCACAGTGCTGTGTTTGAGCTGGACTCCAGACGACTTCAGCTCCTTGAACGCAAACACAAAGAACTTGAGCATATGCTAAATCAACAAGCTAGTCAGCAAGGGACCGATGGCGAACTTGAAACCGGGCCCGTTGTTCTTTTCCACAGCCGATTTTTGGAATTCACTCAActacaacaacagaaaaacaaaactcagcagATGCAGGAGGACAAAGGAGACGCCACAAACACAgatgaaaagaaagaggagaagacACCTGATCCAGAACAACAAACTATACAGTCTCCCAGCACAGCAGAATCTATCACAGAGGCAGAAAATAAACCCACCATTCCAGCTGAAGAAGCGATTCCTGAACAAAGACTCGCACCTAATACTTTCGCCACGTCTGTGAACAAAGACGTGCCTCCATCAGATGAGAAATCTGCGACACTAAATCCAGCCCCTGATGTGTGTTCACCCGttgctttaataaaagaagaaataaaggaGGTAAAGCAAAGTGAAGCTGAACCCATGAACCATTCACCAACTGAGACTACAGTGAGGTCAGAATATGCACCGATAGCAGTCTCTGAACCCAACTATTCACTGAATAGACCTAAACTGTCTCCAACCGTAGAAAAACTGGATACTATTGCTGAAGACGTGAAATCTCCAGTTAAAGAAGAAACATGCCAACCTGAACCTAAAGAAGACTTTGTCAGTaagtcagaaccagaacttggTCCTGAGACAACTCAACCAGAGGAGCCTGTAGCTAGTAGTCCAGCACATCCTTGTTTTGTTGAAGAGATGGATGTAACCAAGAAAGAAACTTATTCACCCTGTGAAATCGCAGTAGAGCCTGATGAAGAGAAGAAACTTCAAGTCAGTAAAGACCATGTACCTGTTAACGATGACGCAAACGAAGAGATGGCGACTTCTCAGAAAGAGaataaagcaaaagaaattaaaactaaaaagggCAAACAATCCCCTGCTCAGGTCGCTCAAGTACCTGTAATGTCGGCCACAGTTTCTGAGAAACAGGCAACGCGCAAGAGTGAGCGCATtgacaaagagaagctgaaacGCGGCTCATCTCCAAGAGCTGAAGCAAAGTCTACAAGCAAGTCACCGATTCATGGATCAGATCATGACATCTTGGAGCCGAGCATACCATTAGGTAGAGCAAGACgaagaaatgtaaaatcagTGTATGCCACCCCAGTTGATGATGAGGCATCGGTTCTTCCTCGAAAGGACATAACAGAGTCACCGCGCTCTGCACGAAAGCGAGGTACAGAGAAAGATGCAGTGCAGCACAGTACTGAACAAGaacctccaccccccacccctacAGCAAAACGGGGCCGTCCTAAGAAGCGCAGACTAGGGGAAGAAAGTTCAACTGCCAaggcagaaaaattaaaatcagacaaCAAAGACACAGATTCAAATGAATCTGAAAGTGGTGAACGAATTCCAAAAGTTACCAAAGGAAAACCAATTCCTCAAGTCGCAAAAGGTTCGTTAAATCAGTTTCTCTCAGCTGCAGGATCTGGATCAACAAGAAAAGTAGACAAAACTGAGACAGCTGATGAGACACAAGAAATCCATTTTACTGATCCACGTACTTTGGTAGATCCGTCGAGTTTGAGCAAAGATTTGTCAGTGAAAAATGACAActcaaaaaaagatgaaaaagttaAACAGGGCATAGAACTGGGCAAAGATAAAGATGTTCTACATGAAAAAATCAGTGAGGAAAAATCAAATGGGAAACAGACGGATTGTCTTGTTGATGAGAAATCCACGTCAGAGAAAGACCAGATTGTTAGAGGGAAAATCAAGCCAAGCAGGACTCCAAAGTCTCCTCTGCTCAAGAACCTTAAAATCCGGCTAAATGTCACAGAGGTCAAAGATCTTCTTCAGTTAGGTGACGACGAACTTGGGAACCAAGACGACACACCAAAAAAGATCAGACCTGGAGACCTGAATGATGCCGTTTCAAAGAACCTAAATGCTAACAAAGGGTGTCCTGATGACGAGAAAGATACGAAGGAGACTGAAACCTCGAAAAGCGTAATCTCACAGGAGCGAGAATTGGAGCAGGCGGTGGAGAACATCGCCAAACTTACTGATCCGACTTTTCCAGCAGAACCACCGACTCCACCTGTCCTCCCTGCAGATGCAAAAAGTgacacagaggaagaaaaacctTCTAATCCAGCCAGTGAGACAGAACTGATGGCTGCTATTGACTCAATAACTGCTGAAGATGCAAGTGTGGCTCTTCCCCAAGCACCTCCAATACAGACTGATGAATGCTCCGAACCTGAAATGCAAGATTTAATTCAGCCTGTCAAGGTAAAAGAAGCTGGGGCAAATACTTGTGCTAAACAAGAGGAACCTGCCTTCTCCAACGCACCCAAAAAGGACAACAAGGGAAGGCCAAAAACACCCAAACGCTCTAAAGCTCCAAAGCAAGTAAAAAAAGATCCAAAAGAAGAACAAACCCTAAGTGAGGAACTGGCTATGCCTTTAGCTGAGAATACCGTTTCAGATTCAAAGACCGTGTCTGAGATGCCTCCAtcggcagcagctgctgcagttatTACCTCTACTACTTGGAAGCCGGAGGCTGAGCTTCCAGCTGCTACAGAGTCGGTGCCATCTTTGGAAGAGCAGAAACAACCCCTGAAGCCTTTGTACCCTCAGGCTAAGAGTCCAATATTCCCAAAGCCTCAGCAGTTGCCGCCTGACAGCATCTCCTCTGCTCTGGcctcaaacaaaccaaatatcAGACCcattcaaacaaacagagctcctctctctcctcccGAATGGCGCCAGCAGGCTAAAGATACAGGTGCGTCTTCTCCGCATGTCATGCTGTTGGCAACCAAGGAAAGCCAGCCAACATCCTCGGACTCCGAAAAAATGAATACTGATCAAGGCACAAGTGACTTGagacagattctaatgaaaaCTAAACCCGGTTCCCTCCAAGGCAATCTTTCAATTCCTAGTAATCCGCTCAACCTTCGAGATCAGAACCCATCTGAAAGCAGCACTCAACTCGCAGCTGTTGCTCCAAACAAGTCGCCACACCCTGAAAGCAAAATGCCGACTTATTCAGCGCCGCCTGTTGTTCGTCCTTCAGCGTCACTGACCTCCTCTGAGACAAAATCTGTGATCTCTGTTATTGCGTCTACTGGAACTTCTGTTATCAGTCGTGTTTGCAACCCTCCTGAGCCTGAGGAAAAGGTAAATGTAAACATTGGAAACCCCTGTATAGACATGGCTCTACCCAAAACAGCCTACAGGCCAAGCAAAGATGATGCTGGGTCATATCACGGGACATCTGACGAAGGGGCAAGTGCTCCACGCTTCATCGTTGAAAGCCCTGCTCTCAGCACTGGGTCTTGCTCCGGTCTTAGAGTAAATACGTCGGAAGGAGTGGTAGTATTGAGCCACTCGGGCCAGAAAACAGAGGGACCCCAGAGGATTAGCGCCAAGATTAGTCAAATCCCACAAGCAACAGCAGGTGACATGGAATCTCAGCAGTTAGTGTCCATGCCTCAGATTAAACAGGACATTTATGGTCATTCTCAGTCAGGACTTCAAAAGGGGCCTTCATCACAGACAGATCATGGGCATTCTGGTAAGCCCCAGTCAGCCCTGTCTTCTATTAAACATGAAAGCAGTGGTTTGGAGAAGATGGATTCTGCCTACCAGTCCGGTCCTCAAGGAGTAGTGAAGCGCCTCACGCAGGGTAACCAGCAAGTAATAAATTATCATCAAGACTACATGCAATTAAAGCATCAAAAGAAAATTGATAGCGCGGATTCACTTAGTACAGATGGAGCAAAACCATCTTGGACTTCCGCTGTAAGTCCTGCAATAAGCCCCCATTTGCCCTCTCCACCTGGGAATCATGTAGGTTTTGTCACATCAGCTGGTGACAGAACTGGTTCGCACCTTGGCGCGAAACAAGAACCACGATCCCCACGCAAGTCTGGCCATCCACACTCTCAGTTCACTAAGGTGTCCTCGCCCATAGGTTCCTCTTCACCAAAGGGTATCCCTGTAATGTTATCCTCTGGCCATCCCGCCATGCAACAGTTTATAACTGGCGTGCATCATCCAGAGCAGTCCGTTATCATGCCACCTCACAGCGTGCCTGGAGGATTAGGACGGATGTCTCCTCATTGTGTTTCCCAGCCAATTCCAGTGGGACACCTCGTCCAAGGAGATGTTAGGGTCAACACTCCGCCTTTATCTGTGATGAGCTACGGGATGCACGGAGACTCGCTCGCCTCTCCCTGGTCCGGTTCTATGCAGCCACGGTCTTCCCCACCCCAGCCTGCTGTCCGAGACAAGGTTCTCAAAGTAAATCCTGGTTCTTTAAGGAGCCACGAGGGGGAGCAGGACGAATCCAGGCACTTGCATCAAACGGGAAGACCACCTGCCTCTCTGCCGTCAGATCCTCGTGGGCCTTTGAGGAGTAGCGTTCCTCTGGAAACGTACATGGTTCAGAGAGACATGCGTGTGCTCAGGCACCAGCAGGGGGAGCGCTTGACCACAGACCCCCACCCTGGGCATATTCAAGAAAGTCTAACCCCATCCCTATCTCCAAGAGCACACATTTTGCCAAAAGGTGTAACGGAAAAGGATATAACAAAGTCGTTGGAGGCAAAGAGGCCGCACTCCCCTCTTCCAAAGGATGGGATGATGGGGGTCAGGCAATCTGGTCCAGCAATGGCCTCTCCCCAGAGAGTTCAACTAATACCACCAGGACCAGGCGGATCATTCCCGGAGTACTCTGGGATTTACTCAAACCGTATCCATTCTAAAATACCGGAGGCTACCGTTGGCCATAACCAGCCACCACTGAATGTCACACCATCCATG GGTGCAGACCTCCAGACGAAACCAGATGGCAAGATGACGCAGCCCGTTAATATGGTGCAGTTGCTCACG AAACACCCTATTGTGTGGCAAGGCCTTCTGGCGCTGAAGAACGACACGGCAGCAGTCCAGTTGCATTTTGTCTGTGGGAACAAAGCTCTGGCTCACAGGTCGCTGCCTCTGCAGGAAGGAGGCGCTCTGCTTCGGATCGTCCAGAGAATGAGACTCGAGGCTTCACAGCTGGAGAGCGTAGCCCGAAGAATGACA gggGACAGTGATTATTGTCTTCTCCTTGCATTGCCTTGTGGACGAGATCAAGATGATGTCATAAACCAAACTCAAGCTCTGAAGGCTGCGTTTATCAGCTACTTGCAGAAAAAGTTGGCAGCTGGTATCATCAACATCCCCAATCCAGGTTCCAATCAG cCCGCCTATGTGCTTCAGATTTTCCCGCCGTGCGAGTTTTCCGAGAGCCACCTGTCGCAGCTCGCCCCCGACCTTTTAAACCGGATCTCCAGCATCTCGCCACACCTCATGATTGTCATCACCTCTGTGTAA